The following proteins are co-located in the Silene latifolia isolate original U9 population chromosome 1, ASM4854445v1, whole genome shotgun sequence genome:
- the LOC141654965 gene encoding uncharacterized protein LOC141654965, with translation MSSEQVSQNEDRRGIIFFMDNSDGSQTKVALQDPNQVKAVGRPRITVRQKQTGVSRKKKSQRTNLQNKTSQENIPKKRKNRNTGTPQDEMASDEDDLFLRPSASVANCGPTTHLSDAIYHPGEYTRMLQYFEQRGQSNNLVNEKLSRSNMEQQS, from the exons ATGTCATCTGAACAAGTCAGCCAAAATGAAGATCGGCGAGGTATCATATTTTTCATGGATAATTCAGATGGATCTCAAACTAAGGTTGCATTACAAGACCCGAATCAAGTGAAAGCTGTCGGAAGACCAAGAATAACAGTTAGACAAAAGCAGACCGGTGTCTCAAGGAAAAAAAAATCACAGAGGAcaaacctgcaaaacaaaacatCTCAG GAAAACATTCCAAAGAAGAGGAAAAATAGAAATACTGGAACTCCACAAGATGAAATGGCCTCAGATGAAGATGATTTATTTCTAAGACCAAGTGCGAGTGTTGCTAATTGTGGACCAACAACTCACTTATCAGATGCTATATATCATCCCGGTGAATATACAAGGATGTTG CAATATTTTGAACAAAGAGGACAATCAAATAACCTTGTGAATGAAAAATTAAGTAGATCAAACATGGAGCAGCAGTCATAG
- the LOC141641558 gene encoding protein FAR-RED IMPAIRED RESPONSE 1-like, which translates to MSTTQRNESVNAFFKGYVNSKTSLKEFVLKYDLALGSKCDKERLAEHQSRNTRYQIVTKFAAERFFQPVYTHYAFQKVMDEVRGCMYTTPSIHTDEEDFREFKVEDTREFGDLPIEKRVEYTVKLQKGTNEVYCSCKLFETRGIMCRHSLKILYDAGVQQIPNFYIVNRWRKDIDRPYMRVKVPYYDPVKSECVMRYQKMQEEFEKLAIKAMNSLW; encoded by the coding sequence ATGTCAACTACACAAAGAAATGAGAGCGTAAATGCTTTTTTTAAGGGTTACGTTAATAGTAAGACATCATTAAAAGAGTTTGTGCTTAAATATGATCTTGCCCTCGGTTCAAAATGTGACAAGGAAAGACTGGCAGAGCACCAGTCAAGGAACACAAGGTACCAGATTGTTACTAAATTTGCCGCCGAAAGATTTTTTCAACCAGTCTACACACATTATGCATTCCAAAAGGTGATGGATGAGGTAAGAGGTTGCATGTATACTACTCCTAGTATCCATACAGATGAAGAAGATTTCAGAGAGTTCAAGGTGGAAGACACTCGTGAATTTGGTGATTTGCCGATAGAGAAGAGGGTAGAGTACACGGTGAAGTTACAGAAGGGCACAAATGAAGTATATTGTAGTTGTAAGCTTTTTGAAACACGTGGCATCATGTGTCGGCATTCTCTAAAAATTCTTTATGATGCAGGGGTCCAACAAATTCCAAACTTCTATATTGTTAATCGATGGAGGAAGGATATTGATAGACCGTACATGAGAGTTAAAGTTCCTTATTATGATCCGGTGAAAAGTGAGTGTGTTATGAGGTATCAAAAAATGCAAGAGGAATTTGAAAAACTTGCCATTAAAGCAATGAATTCTCTTTGGTGA